From a region of the Triticum aestivum cultivar Chinese Spring chromosome 7D, IWGSC CS RefSeq v2.1, whole genome shotgun sequence genome:
- the LOC123166178 gene encoding protein STICHEL-like 2 has translation MIEGRRHSVDIPISRALVAVMRSRSLRDPDTNSLAKFSTKKTIWEGCSLEEDDVEASNYGRHSFSYNMYDHVQRRREEFGSRLANSPINIIKANARVKAALHNQNCCSAIPGMSRAAKDRAFSLVIEGEELGRSEPQEGARSLLQKYRPKSFSELAGQNVVAQSLSNAVSQGKLAPIYLLHGPHGIGKTSAARVFAAALNCLSPGGNQPCGHCEECVAIFSGNSSSVVEVDASKLDCKSRVAVLLRNACEIPASSHFKVLIVDDCQHMDKEGWYSIYSSLEGIPASSIFVMITSDIDKLPSNSAGWCQSYRFCKIDDAEIVRRLSKICTKEGMEFEAEALELLARKASGSIRDAVQMLDQLTLLGKRISKSVTYDLIGDVSDEELLDLLNLSMSSDAATIVRRARELLSSKVDPMQLLAQLANLIMDILAAKHPSDSSEVRKVTGKNTSAEVDVHKLRNALEILSETEKQLKTTKNQSTWLTAALLQFNMREPYCLEALDDTAVSSMFTESQTDDGAAALKDESLETSSHLCYQNKLGCLDMNLGDPDVLETIWMKALENCTSKSLHNLLQKDGKLSSLYTTQGVAVAELQFCHPEEVPTSESFWMPLVVSLQNLLKCNVDIRINLSPISISNRTVSKNSSVSLVMQSREDQQAQNPVATDCRTVASSRRECPLPPLPGQQPKEKASHILGCLHGADSDAGDAESRILSYQKISVIPEASTTGIVASRAGERTPKVDELKGRRRGGCFSEILPCGACAPSRKSQPRDKHRAPRPRKGLFSCCFCKIRPDCRTRADAVYRSETQEVFHG, from the exons ATGATTGAGGGGAGGAGGCATTCCGTTGATATCCCGATTTCGAGGGCTCTGGTCGCTGTCATGAGGTCCAGATCTCTGAGGGACCCAGACACCAACTCGCTGGCCAAGTTCTCAACCAAGAAGACCATCTGGGAGGGGTGTTCCCTCGAGGAAGATGACGTGGAGGCAAGCAATTACGGCAGGCACAGCTTCAGCTACAACATGTATGATCATGtccagaggaggagggaggagtttGGCAGCCGCCTCGCCAACTCGCCGATCAACATTATCAAGGCCAACGCCCGGGTGAAGGCGGCGCTTCATAACCAGAACTGCTGCTCTGCGATCCCCGGGATGTCGAGAGCTGCCAAGGACAGGGCTTTCTCTCTGGTGATTGAAGGGGAAGAGCTCGGTCGGAGTGAGCCCCAGGAAGGCGCAAGAAGCTTGCTCCAGAAGTACCGGCCAAAGTCTTTCTCTGAGCTAGCTGGACAGAATGTTGTTGCACAGTCTCTTTCAAATGCTGTTTCTCAAGGAAAGCTTGCTCCGATCTATCTCCTCCATGGTCCGCACGGCATTGGCAAGACATCCGCGGCTAGGGTATTTGCAGCGGCGCTGAATTGCCTCTCTCCAGGTGGGAACCAACCTTGTGGGCACTGCGAGGAATGCGTGGCCATATTCTCAGGAAACAGCAGCAGTGTGGTAGAGGTTGATGCTTCCAAACTGGATTGCAAATCTAGAGTTGCTGTCTTGCTCAGGAATGCCTGTGAAATTCCTGCTTCTTCGCACTTCAAGGTACTTATTGTAGATGATTGCCAACATATGGACAAGGAGGGATGGTACTCCATCTACAGTAGCCTTGAAGGGATCCCTGCAAGCTCAATATTTGTCATGATAACATCCGACATCGATAAACTACCAAGCAACTCCGCTGGATGGTGCCAGAGCTATAGGTTTTGCAAGATAGACGATGCAGAGATTGTCCGCCGGTTGAGCAAGATTTGCACAAAAGAAGGTATGGAGTTCGAAGCTGAAGCGCTGGAGCTTCTTGCTCGCAAGGCAAGTGGTTCCATTCGGGATGCAGTTCAAATGCTTGACCAACTAACTCTGCTCGGAAAAAGGATCAGCAAATCAGTAACATACGACCTA ATAGGTGATGTCTCAGATGAAGAGTTGCTTGATCTTCTTAATCTGTCTATGTCATCAGATGCTGCTACCATTGTCCGGAGGGCTAGGGAGCTTTTGAGTTCAAAGGTCGATCCCATGCAGCTATTGGCTCAGCTTGCAAATCTTATCATGGATATCTTAGCTGCGAAGCACCCCTCAGATTCTTCAGAAGTTAGGAAAGTTACTGGAAAAAATACAT CTGCTGAGGTGGACGTGCACAAACTTCGGAATGCGCTGGAAATACTTTCTGAAACCGAAAAGCAATTGAAAACCACAAAGAACCAGTCCACTTGGCTCACCGCCGCTCTGTTACAGTTCAATATGAGAGAGCCTTACTGCCTAGAAGCCCTGGATGATACTGCAGTTTCAAGCATGTTCACAGAGAGTCAAACAG ACGACGGGGCTGCTGCCCTGAAAGATGAAAGCTTAGAGACCAGTTCTCATCTGTGCTACCAGAACAAACTCGGATGTCTGGATATGAATTTAGGAGATCCAGATGTACTGGAGACGATATGGATGAAGGCTCTTGAAAACTGCACATCTAAGTCACTTCATAATCTGTTACAGAAAGATGGAAAGTTGTCATCCCTGTACACTACCCAAG GTGTGGCGGTTGCTGAGTTACAATTCTGTCATCCTGAGGAGGTGCCAACATCAGAGAGCTTCTGGATGCCACTTGTGGTTTCTCTGCAGAATTTGCTCAAGTGCAATGTGGACATTAGGATCAATCTTTCTCCAATCTCCATCAGCAATAGGACTGTTTCCAAGAATTCGTCGGTCAGCCTGGTCATGCAATCCAGAGAAGATCAACAGGCGCAGAATCCAGTCGCCACAGACTGCAGAACCGTAGCTTCATCCAGAAGGGAGTGCCCTTTGCCACCGCTCCCAGGACAACAACCCAAGGAGAAAGCATCTCACATCCTGGGATGCCTTCACGGTGCAGATAGCGACGCGGGAGATGCGGAGTCAAGGATCCTGAGCTACCAGAAGATCTCTGTCATTCCTGAAGCATCCACCACAGGGATTGTCGCCTCGAGAGCTGGAGAGCGCACACCAAAGGTCGACGAACTCAAAGGTCGTCGCCGCGGTGGCTGTTTCTCTGAGATTCTACCGTGTGGTGCGTGCGCCCCCTCCCGGAAGTCCCAGCCGCGCGACAAGCACAGAGCTCCGCGGCCTCGCAAGGGACTCTTCAGCTGCTGTTTCTGCAAGATCAGGCCAGACTGCAGAACGAGAGCTGACGCTGTGTACAGGTCCGAAACTCAGGAGGTGTTCCATGGGTAG